One Kitasatospora sp. NBC_01287 DNA window includes the following coding sequences:
- a CDS encoding 3-oxoacyl-[acyl-carrier-protein] synthase III C-terminal domain-containing protein, giving the protein MERAEILGTRGAPAAAARHRGRAMGVGLSRVVVQLPGRVESVDEILTRTGCGPRERRVFAKLHGLRESPTLAEGERTEDLLVEAGRAALGGEPAELVLYGHTLLLPEPEFCGAFRDRLRERLGLPGARFFGVSHVNCTSVLRSVELARRYLARPGAAPHERVLVLGGDQGSHHDRSRIIPGLTVAGDAVVAVLVRGPGAAGRPRYRYLGGAAERDARFHRNLRMSPAESAAFAGSVRTRTVETVRRAARSAGLDLERIDWVMPHLSNRTLWRGFSSESGFAWDRICLDLVPERGHNFGTDALMALEHADRTQRVGPGDRCALVSVGQGAYFQSVIVEVLEDS; this is encoded by the coding sequence ATGGAGCGAGCCGAGATCCTCGGCACCCGTGGTGCTCCCGCGGCCGCCGCCCGCCACCGGGGGCGGGCCATGGGTGTCGGGCTCTCCCGGGTGGTGGTCCAACTGCCGGGCCGGGTCGAGTCGGTGGACGAGATCCTGACGCGCACCGGGTGCGGCCCCAGGGAACGGCGGGTCTTCGCCAAGCTGCACGGCCTGCGCGAGAGCCCGACGCTGGCCGAGGGCGAGCGGACCGAGGACCTGCTGGTCGAGGCGGGCCGCGCGGCGCTCGGCGGCGAACCGGCCGAACTGGTGCTCTACGGGCACACCCTGCTGCTCCCGGAGCCCGAGTTCTGCGGCGCCTTCCGGGACCGGCTGCGCGAGCGGCTGGGCCTGCCCGGCGCCCGCTTCTTCGGCGTCTCGCACGTCAACTGCACGTCGGTGCTGCGCTCGGTGGAGTTGGCCCGCCGCTACCTGGCCCGGCCCGGCGCCGCACCGCACGAACGGGTGCTGGTGCTCGGCGGCGACCAGGGCAGCCACCACGACCGGTCGCGGATCATCCCCGGCCTCACGGTGGCGGGGGACGCGGTGGTCGCCGTCCTGGTGCGGGGCCCCGGTGCCGCCGGCCGGCCGCGCTACCGCTACCTGGGCGGCGCGGCGGAGCGGGACGCCCGGTTCCACCGCAACCTGCGGATGTCGCCGGCGGAGTCGGCCGCGTTCGCCGGCAGCGTGCGGACCCGGACGGTGGAGACCGTCCGGCGCGCGGCGCGCAGCGCGGGCCTGGACCTGGAGCGGATCGACTGGGTGATGCCGCACCTGTCCAACCGGACGCTCTGGCGCGGCTTCAGCAGCGAGTCGGGCTTCGCCTGGGACCGGATCTGCCTGGACCTGGTCCCGGAGCGGGGCCACAACTTCGGCACGGACGCGTTGATGGCCCTGGAACACGCCGACCGCACCCAGCGGGTGGGCCCGGGCGACCGGTGCGCGCTGGTCTCGGTCGGCCAGGGCGCCTACTTCCAATCGGTGATCGTCGAGGTCCTGGAGGACTCGTGA
- the acpS gene encoding holo-ACP synthase, protein MRIGVDLLSVSRFARVAEHHRYRALVFTEAELAEAGELGPRRRVERLAGRFCVKEATCKLLGRGFGQGLRWRDIEVTGDSWGAPVVTLSGGARQLAEEAGVHEIAVTLTHQVDLVVAVAVAVTAAVATAGTIAGTTAVATAGTTAVATTACPGHPSPVGRGPAPRPPHPPGGAR, encoded by the coding sequence ATGCGGATCGGCGTGGACCTGCTCTCCGTCTCCCGCTTCGCGCGGGTCGCCGAACACCACCGCTACCGCGCGCTGGTGTTCACCGAGGCGGAGCTGGCCGAGGCCGGCGAGCTGGGCCCGCGGCGCCGCGTGGAGCGGCTGGCGGGGCGGTTCTGCGTCAAGGAGGCCACCTGCAAGCTGCTCGGCCGCGGCTTCGGGCAGGGGCTGCGCTGGCGGGACATCGAGGTCACCGGCGACTCCTGGGGCGCCCCCGTGGTCACCCTGTCCGGTGGCGCCCGGCAGCTGGCCGAGGAGGCCGGCGTGCACGAGATCGCCGTGACCCTCACCCACCAGGTCGACCTGGTGGTGGCCGTCGCCGTGGCCGTCACGGCCGCCGTCGCCACCGCTGGCACGATCGCCGGCACGACCGCCGTCGCCACCGCGGGAACGACCGCCGTCGCCACCACTGCCTGCCCAGGACATCCATCACCCGTCGGCCGCGGGCCCGCGCCCCGGCCGCCGCACCCGCCCGGAGGAGCACGATGA
- a CDS encoding amino acid adenylation domain-containing protein: MTSASAVSSASAGPEAAAGAGPLHGWFLRGARADPEAVALRIGAERFSYRRLHERALALAGDLVAGDLVARGGGPGPRRVGLLAARSEQAYAGVLAAGYAGAAVVPLNPDFPAERTSRMITAARLDALIVDAQGLALLPGLAEALRGVAVVHEPSAAALAHPRTPGPDEVAYILFTSGSTGRPKGVPVLHRNVDAYLRFTHDRYRFTPADVFSQTFDLTFDLAMFDLFAAWGSGGTLVSMPPQAFTAVPAFVARSGITVWFSSPSVIPLLRRLKALAPHALAGLRYSLFCGEPLLGRDAADWQAAAPDSRVENLYGPTELTISCSAHRWDPATSPARCVNDIVPIGTPHPGSDHLLVDAEGNPDPLTGELCVTGPQMFPGYLDPADDQGRFLDHAGRRWYRTGDLVRRRPEGELAYLGRRDHQVKIHGVRVELAEVEAGVRRCAGVTDAVAVAVDGELFAFCTGTPRPAAALIEELAVFCPRPLIPLRFEYLDEFPLNANRKVDRPVLTARAAAQLPAAARRTTRAPAASSVAAPSVAVRSLAAPSPAALSSRAPSQAAPGAVGLSRVAVRLPGRVEPVADVVERAGYGTRESRMFRAMGLRDSLTLAEDERMEDQLVAAGLAALDGRPAGLVLYGHTLLLRQIDLCGEFRDRMSERLDLPPGRFYGVSHINCVSVLRSIELARRYLRRRAADPEDRVLVLAGDQGSCNDRARVFPGRSVSGDSVAAIVVQGPGAADRPRYRHLGGAVSRDPRFHRNLRMSKAEATANAEVIRAQTLETIRRAALSTGVGLEGIDWVMPHLSNRMVWTNFSAQSGFPFERICLDLLPERGHNFGADSLMALEHADRSGRLRPGDRCALVASGRGGYCQATIVELVADAP, from the coding sequence ATGACCAGTGCCAGTGCAGTCAGCAGCGCCAGCGCAGGGCCGGAGGCGGCGGCCGGTGCCGGCCCCCTGCACGGCTGGTTCCTGCGCGGCGCGCGGGCCGATCCGGAGGCGGTGGCGCTGCGGATCGGCGCCGAGCGGTTCAGCTACCGGCGGCTGCACGAGCGCGCGCTGGCCCTGGCCGGTGACCTGGTTGCCGGTGACCTGGTGGCCCGTGGCGGCGGTCCCGGGCCGCGCCGGGTCGGCCTGCTGGCCGCCCGCAGCGAGCAGGCCTACGCGGGCGTGCTCGCGGCGGGGTACGCGGGGGCCGCGGTGGTGCCGCTCAACCCCGACTTCCCGGCCGAGCGGACCAGCCGGATGATCACCGCGGCCCGACTGGACGCGTTGATCGTCGACGCCCAGGGCCTGGCGCTGCTGCCCGGACTGGCCGAGGCGCTGCGCGGCGTGGCGGTCGTCCACGAACCGAGCGCCGCCGCGCTGGCGCACCCCCGCACGCCCGGACCCGACGAGGTGGCCTACATCCTGTTCACCTCGGGCTCCACCGGCCGCCCCAAGGGCGTGCCGGTCCTGCACCGCAACGTCGACGCCTACCTGCGCTTCACGCACGACCGCTACCGCTTCACGCCGGCCGACGTCTTCTCCCAGACCTTCGACCTCACCTTCGACCTGGCGATGTTCGACCTCTTCGCCGCCTGGGGCAGCGGCGGCACGCTGGTGTCGATGCCGCCGCAGGCCTTCACCGCCGTGCCGGCCTTCGTCGCGCGGTCCGGCATCACCGTCTGGTTCTCCTCGCCCAGCGTGATCCCGCTGCTGCGGCGGCTGAAGGCGCTCGCCCCGCACGCGCTGGCGGGCCTGCGGTACAGCCTGTTCTGCGGCGAGCCGCTGCTGGGCCGGGACGCGGCCGACTGGCAGGCGGCCGCCCCCGACTCCCGGGTGGAGAACCTCTACGGCCCCACCGAGCTGACCATCTCCTGCAGCGCGCACCGGTGGGACCCGGCCACCTCGCCCGCGCGCTGCGTCAACGACATCGTGCCCATCGGCACGCCGCACCCGGGCAGCGACCACCTCCTGGTCGACGCCGAGGGCAACCCGGACCCGCTCACCGGCGAACTGTGCGTCACCGGACCGCAGATGTTCCCCGGTTACCTGGACCCGGCGGACGACCAGGGGCGCTTCCTCGACCACGCGGGGCGGCGCTGGTACCGCACCGGCGACCTGGTGCGGCGCCGGCCCGAGGGTGAACTCGCCTACCTGGGCCGCCGGGACCACCAGGTGAAGATCCACGGGGTCCGCGTCGAGCTCGCCGAGGTCGAGGCGGGAGTGCGGCGCTGCGCCGGGGTCACCGACGCCGTGGCGGTGGCCGTCGACGGCGAGCTGTTCGCCTTCTGCACCGGTACGCCCCGCCCCGCCGCCGCCCTGATCGAGGAGCTCGCGGTGTTCTGCCCCAGGCCGTTGATCCCGCTGCGCTTCGAGTACCTCGACGAGTTCCCGCTGAACGCCAACCGCAAGGTCGACCGCCCCGTGCTCACCGCGCGGGCCGCCGCCCAACTGCCCGCCGCCGCCCGCCGCACCACGCGTGCGCCGGCCGCTTCCTCCGTCGCCGCTCCCTCGGTGGCCGTCCGGTCGCTGGCCGCTCCCTCGCCGGCCGCCTTGTCGTCGCGCGCCCCGTCGCAGGCCGCCCCCGGGGCCGTCGGCCTCTCCCGGGTGGCGGTCCGGCTGCCAGGCCGCGTCGAGCCGGTGGCCGACGTGGTGGAGCGGGCCGGGTACGGCACCCGGGAGAGCCGGATGTTCAGGGCCATGGGCCTGCGCGACAGCCTGACCCTGGCCGAGGACGAGCGGATGGAGGACCAGCTCGTCGCGGCCGGCCTGGCCGCGCTCGACGGCCGGCCGGCCGGACTGGTCCTCTACGGCCACACGCTGCTGCTCCGTCAGATCGACCTGTGCGGCGAGTTCCGGGACCGGATGAGCGAGCGGCTCGACCTGCCCCCCGGCCGCTTCTACGGCGTCTCGCACATCAACTGCGTCTCCGTGCTGCGGTCGATCGAACTCGCCCGCCGCTACCTGCGCCGCCGCGCCGCCGACCCGGAGGACCGGGTCCTGGTGCTCGCCGGCGACCAGGGCAGCTGCAACGACCGCGCCCGGGTCTTCCCCGGCCGGTCGGTCTCCGGGGACAGCGTGGCCGCGATCGTGGTGCAGGGCCCCGGCGCCGCGGACCGGCCGCGCTACCGCCACCTGGGCGGCGCCGTCAGCCGGGACCCCCGCTTCCACCGCAACCTGCGGATGTCGAAGGCGGAGGCCACCGCGAACGCCGAGGTCATCCGCGCGCAGACGCTGGAGACCATCCGGCGCGCGGCGCTGAGCACGGGCGTCGGCCTGGAGGGGATCGACTGGGTGATGCCGCACCTGTCCAACCGGATGGTGTGGACCAACTTCAGTGCCCAGTCCGGCTTCCCGTTCGAGCGGATCTGCCTGGACCTGCTGCCGGAGCGGGGGCACAACTTCGGCGCGGACTCGCTGATGGCGCTCGAACACGCCGACCGTTCGGGCCGGCTGCGCCCGGGGGACCGCTGCGCGCTGGTGGCCAGCGGGCGGGGCGGGTACTGCCAGGCGACCATCGTCGAGCTCGTGGCGGACGCGCCGTGA
- a CDS encoding acyl-CoA dehydrogenase family protein, with protein MIELDQHLRAVRDSAREEGAELRARALSIDADPDAMEEHFDSPAFATMRRAETPVGYREPSAAGAAPEAGGSCLQTVVAFIEISRGDAATALACPGPGLAGVMVRLLGDPAQQERFYTRLHGGRTWPFFAMTEPAHGSDAAAMETRFEPDGAGGWLLFGAKRFVGNGARGGVGVVFGRTGPSALSIRAALVELPSPGWSARRLETIGLRGACLSELAFDGVPVAGDMLLGGHLPTTQRGLWGALKTFNQVRLHVAAAAVGTALAMAEYVAEHRKGAPGTQLALARAEAARELVYRAAVRMDRDPRRGYLSSAAKLGATGMAVETARWASGAMGPAGLLEHPLLEKWTRDVGAFEFMDGTGNIQRLHVERGYRQGDADA; from the coding sequence ATGATCGAGCTCGACCAGCACCTGCGCGCCGTGCGCGATTCCGCCCGCGAGGAGGGGGCGGAGCTGCGCGCCCGCGCGCTGTCGATCGACGCGGACCCGGACGCGATGGAGGAGCACTTCGACTCCCCGGCCTTCGCGACGATGCGGCGGGCCGAGACCCCGGTGGGGTACCGCGAGCCGAGCGCCGCCGGCGCGGCGCCGGAGGCGGGCGGGAGCTGCCTGCAGACCGTGGTGGCCTTCATCGAGATCTCCCGGGGCGACGCGGCCACCGCGCTGGCCTGTCCGGGCCCTGGGTTGGCCGGGGTGATGGTCCGCCTGCTGGGTGACCCGGCCCAGCAGGAGCGGTTCTACACCCGGTTGCACGGTGGCCGGACCTGGCCGTTCTTCGCCATGACCGAGCCGGCGCACGGCAGCGACGCGGCCGCGATGGAGACGCGCTTCGAGCCGGACGGGGCGGGCGGCTGGCTGCTCTTCGGCGCCAAGCGGTTCGTCGGCAACGGTGCCCGGGGCGGCGTCGGCGTGGTGTTCGGGCGCACCGGCCCCTCGGCGCTGTCGATCCGGGCGGCGCTGGTCGAGCTGCCCTCCCCGGGCTGGTCGGCCCGGCGGTTGGAGACGATCGGTCTGCGCGGCGCCTGCCTGAGCGAGTTGGCGTTCGACGGGGTGCCGGTGGCGGGGGACATGCTGCTGGGCGGGCACCTGCCGACCACCCAGCGGGGGCTCTGGGGCGCGCTGAAGACCTTCAACCAGGTGCGGCTGCACGTCGCCGCCGCCGCGGTGGGCACCGCGCTGGCGATGGCCGAGTACGTCGCCGAGCACCGCAAGGGCGCGCCCGGCACGCAGCTCGCGCTGGCCCGCGCCGAGGCGGCCCGGGAGCTGGTCTACCGGGCGGCGGTGCGGATGGACCGCGATCCGCGGCGCGGCTACCTGTCGAGCGCGGCGAAGCTGGGCGCGACCGGGATGGCGGTGGAGACGGCCCGGTGGGCGTCGGGCGCGATGGGTCCGGCGGGCCTGTTGGAGCATCCGCTGCTGGAGAAGTGGACGCGGGACGTGGGCGCCTTCGAGTTCATGGACGGGACCGGCAACATCCAGCGGCTGCACGTGGAGCGCGGCTACCGGCAGGGGGACGCCGATGCTTGA